A single region of the Sorghum bicolor cultivar BTx623 chromosome 9, Sorghum_bicolor_NCBIv3, whole genome shotgun sequence genome encodes:
- the LOC110430249 gene encoding trithorax group protein osa-like, giving the protein METWREHHDGQPINEYTGWALAHKGPAKAPSTTYSSSDGPEKYTSPRVHEKLTKYADAARAAHGDNYDVTREPIDPKLVMRLGGGKQHRRFYMAHSAIDPSSVPTLTQIRKEDQRRGGAPRVPIAPREQSSAQQIAGLQQHAASVAQHYEQAWSQMSQHMRAMGMSEPPAAFFAPPPVPPLPPFPAPRPTHSAGSNPTPGASPPASASPQVSPPHPGLGPYQSLLQSGQSFGPTPPPTQGYSWPPQGQPGPSQFPTQPGYSWPPQPQPGPSQLPQQLGHWQYSWQQQQMQNPQPHGGWPQWEDASGGSGTQGDGATS; this is encoded by the exons ATGGAAACATGG AGGGAGCACCACGACGGGCAGCCCATCAACGAGTACACGGGGTGGGCTCTTGCTCACAAGGGCCCAGCGAAAGCGCCCTCCACCACGTACAGCTCTTCGGACGGGCCCGAGAAGTACACCAGCCCGAGAGTGCACGAGAAGCTCACCAAGTACGCCGACGCAGCTCGAGCGGCCCATGGCGACAACTACGACGTCACCAGAGAGCCCATAGACCCTAAGCTCGTGATGAGGTTGGGAGGAGGGAAGCAGCACAGGCGGTTCTATATGGCCCACAGCGCCATTGACCCGTCCTCTGTCCCGACGCTGACCCAGATCCGCAAGGAAGACCAGCGTAGGGGCGGCGCACCGCGGGTCCCCATAGCGCCTCGGGAGCAGAGCAGTGCGCAGCAGATCGCGGGTCTTCAG CAGCACGCGGCCTCAGTTGCGCAGCACTACGAGCAGGCGTGGTCGCAGATGTCCCAGCACATGCGTGCCATGGGAATGAGTGAGCCTCCAGCCGCTTTCTTCGCTCCACCTCCAGTACCTCCACTGCCACCTTTTCCTGCACCTCGTCCG ACACACTCGGCGGGTTCGAACCCAACTCCAGGTGCTAGCCCTCCAGCGAGTGCTTCTCCACAGGTTTCTCCTCCACACCCCGGTTTGGGTCCTTACCAGAGCCTCCTCCAGAGCGGGCAGTCGTTCGGCCCGACACCTCCACCGACGCAGGGGTACTCGTGGCCGCCGCAGGGGCAGCCCGGGCCGTCTCAGTTCCCCACGCAGCCGGGGTACTCGTggccgccgcagccgcagcccgGGCCGTCGCAGTTACCTCAGCAGCTCGGCCACTGGCAGTACtcgtggcagcagcagcagatgcaGAATCCGCAGCCGCACGGGGGTTGGCCTCAGTGGGAGGATGCTTCTGGGGGCTCGGGGACCCAAGGGGACGGCGCCACGAGCTAG
- the LOC110430221 gene encoding putative uncharacterized protein DDB_G0277003: MADAAAQDTTDTEQGLLHLKLAFLAGEPPACVLALARAAGGGSITPHVQKFILETCTSSNVERCQDYTYTTIIFKKIISEVELSSNVVIDELYEEFAQRMLSKAKDSLLNKTDHIYKEISFLSSTASNISSKLVSVVARLSCSSNMLEGDTGCALWPSSLFLSEFILSYPKIFSSKCCFELGSGVGLVGICLNSVGASKVILTDGDPCTLRNMKENMELNNLCIEQEDSSVLKESKNKVECKYLSWEEVCESDLWGYQPDIVLGADIIYDPVCVPHLVRVLSVLLRRDRRQGKANATSGDEFETEAPVAYIATVVRNPETFNCFATAAADTKLSVLNITSTAAPSKFLPYMLSYDRSSVQLLKVTSLF, encoded by the exons ATGGCTGACGCGGCGGCGCAGGACACCACCGACACCGAGCAGGGGCTGCTCCACCTGAAGCTCGCGTTCCTCGCCGGGGAGCCTCCCGCCTGCGTCCTAGCACTCGCCAG AGCAGCTGGGGGAGGTTCTATCACACCACATGTCCAAAAATTTATTTTGGAGACTTGCACTAGCTCAAAC GTAGAGAGATGCCAAGACTATACTTATACAACAATTATCTTTAAAAAGATTATATCTGAGGTTGAACTATCTTCAAATGTTGTGATTGATGAACTTTATGAGGAATTTGCCCAACGTATGTTGTCTAAAGCA AAGGATTCATTATTAAACAAGACAGATCATATTTATAAAGAAATATCTTTTCTCTCTTCTACAG CTAGTAACATTTCTTCAAAGCTAGTAAGTGTCGTTGCTCGACTATCATGTTCTTCTAATATGCTTGAAGGTGATACAGG GTGTGCTCTTTGGCCATCAAGTCTATTCTTGTCTGAATTTATTCTTTCATATCCTAAAATTTTCTCCTCGAAGTGTTGCTTTGAG CTAGGTTCCGGTGTAGGTTTGGTGGGCATTTGTCTTAATTCTGTCGGTGCCTCTAAG GTTATTCTTACTGATGGTGACCCATGTACACTCAGAAACATGAAGGAAAATATGGAACTGAATAACTTATGCATTGAGCAGGAAGATTCTAGTGTGCTAAAAGAAAGCAAGAATAAG GTAGAGTGCAAATATCTTTCTTGGGAAGAAGTGTGTGAAAGCGATTTATGGGGCTACCAGCCAGACATAGT TCTTGGCGCAGATATTATTTACGATCCGGTTTGTGTGCCACACCTTGTTCGAGTACTCTCAGTGCTGTTAAGACGAGACCGTAGACAAGGGAAAGCCAACGCAACATCTGGCGATGAATTTGAAACGGAGGCTCCGGTCGCCTATATTGCCACGGTGGTTCGAAATCCAGAGACTTTCAATTGCTTTGCCACAGCAGCTGCCGACACAAAGTTGTCTGTTTTGAATATAACCAGTACTGCGGCTCCTTCAAAATTTCTCCCTTACATGCTATCTTATGATAGATCCAGTGTGCAGCTTCTTAAAGTTACATCGTTATTCTAG